A region of Trueperaceae bacterium DNA encodes the following proteins:
- a CDS encoding FAD-dependent oxidoreductase, producing MIVVGGGVAGLTLAHELSRRGAHVTLVERTAAPAGASAVPAALLNPYRGRTARARPTDLAGLEAFWRLARTLEEEGLDPGARATGVLRVAPSPRQAALWREVAAAAGDGTRWLAPDEVPDGVHAPHGALLAPRGGWVAPERLLAALASASASRGAELLRGVEATGVAAAPGGAVVTTSAGPLHARRVVLCPGASPAPPGCRLPRLVVEGGVAALLRLPDDAAELDLPPLAGAVNAVLAAGRAVVTGGSLAPERPPDDELRSAALGLRDAAAWAVPALAGAELEAVWFGVRARRRSGRPVVRRLSSAVTYYGALAGRGFLCAADLSARLADTLTAP from the coding sequence GTGATCGTCGTCGGGGGCGGCGTCGCCGGCCTGACTCTGGCGCACGAGCTGTCGCGTCGCGGCGCCCACGTGACGCTCGTCGAGAGGACCGCGGCGCCCGCCGGGGCCTCCGCGGTGCCGGCGGCCCTCCTCAACCCCTACCGCGGGCGCACGGCGCGGGCGAGGCCGACCGACCTGGCGGGTCTGGAGGCGTTCTGGCGCCTGGCGCGCACGCTGGAGGAGGAGGGGCTGGACCCCGGCGCACGCGCGACCGGCGTGCTGCGCGTGGCGCCGAGCCCGCGGCAGGCGGCCCTGTGGCGGGAGGTGGCCGCCGCGGCGGGGGACGGCACGCGCTGGCTGGCCCCCGACGAGGTCCCGGACGGCGTGCACGCGCCCCACGGGGCGCTGCTCGCTCCGCGCGGCGGCTGGGTCGCGCCGGAGAGGCTCCTGGCAGCGCTGGCGTCGGCGTCCGCGAGCCGCGGCGCCGAGCTGCTGCGCGGGGTCGAGGCCACGGGCGTGGCGGCCGCGCCGGGCGGCGCCGTCGTGACCACGTCGGCGGGGCCGCTGCATGCGCGCCGCGTCGTGCTCTGCCCCGGCGCCTCGCCCGCCCCGCCGGGCTGCCGCCTGCCCCGCCTTGTCGTCGAGGGCGGCGTGGCCGCGCTGCTGCGCCTGCCGGACGACGCCGCCGAGCTGGACCTGCCGCCCCTGGCGGGGGCGGTGAACGCGGTGCTCGCGGCCGGCCGAGCCGTCGTCACGGGCGGCTCGCTGGCGCCCGAGCGCCCGCCCGACGACGAGCTCCGGTCCGCCGCCCTCGGCCTGCGCGACGCCGCGGCCTGGGCGGTGCCCGCCCTGGCGGGCGCCGAGCTCGAGGCCGTCTGGTTCGGGGTGAGGGCGCGTCGGCGTTCCGGGAGGCCGGTGGTGCGCCGCCTCTCCTCCGCCGTCACCTACTACGGCGCCCTGGCGGGGCGCGGCTTCCTCTGCGCCGCCGACCTGTCGGCGCGCCTGGCGGACACGCTGACCGCGCCCTGA
- the mnmD gene encoding tRNA (5-methylaminomethyl-2-thiouridine)(34)-methyltransferase MnmD has translation MVGPLTTLDGSLTLASERYGETYRSRRGALTEARHVFLGASGVAKLLLERGRAAVLEVGFGTGLNFLVTACAAARAGAALRYVSVERDPLPAAVVTELRYGELLAPCAVPASLNAWLAGLGGRPSAGSHGFSAGRVELELVVGDAAEVAPSLPTGAFDAVYLDPFSPRANPEAWEEELLALLVRALRPGGRLVSYSVSGEVRRRLAAAGAFVSKAPGPPGGKRESLVAERPS, from the coding sequence ATGGTGGGGCCACTAACGACGCTGGACGGGTCTCTCACGCTGGCGAGCGAGCGCTACGGCGAGACCTACCGCTCGCGGCGCGGCGCCCTCACCGAGGCCAGGCACGTCTTCCTCGGCGCCTCGGGCGTGGCGAAGTTGCTGCTGGAGCGCGGGCGCGCCGCCGTGCTCGAGGTGGGCTTCGGCACGGGCCTCAACTTCCTCGTGACCGCGTGCGCCGCCGCGCGAGCCGGCGCCGCCCTCCGCTACGTGTCCGTGGAGCGCGACCCGCTGCCCGCGGCGGTGGTCACGGAGCTCCGCTACGGCGAGCTGCTGGCGCCCTGTGCGGTCCCGGCGTCGCTGAACGCCTGGCTCGCCGGCCTCGGGGGGCGTCCGAGCGCGGGCAGCCACGGGTTCTCCGCGGGGAGGGTGGAGCTGGAGCTAGTCGTCGGCGACGCCGCGGAGGTGGCGCCGAGCCTGCCGACGGGCGCCTTCGACGCCGTCTACCTCGACCCGTTCAGCCCCCGCGCGAACCCCGAGGCCTGGGAGGAGGAGCTCCTCGCGCTCCTCGTGCGGGCCCTGCGGCCGGGCGGGCGCCTGGTGAGCTACAGCGTCAGCGGCGAGGTGCGGCGGCGCCTGGCCGCGGCCGGGGCGTTCGTGAGCAAGGCGCCGGGCCCGCCCGGGGGCAAGCGCGAGTCCCTGGTGGCGGAGAGGCCGTCCTGA
- the menC gene encoding o-succinylbenzoate synthase translates to MKIESVELREVRADLRFRFETSFGVERDLTKVVLVLRSGGLEGYGEVTAGNVPGYSYETSATAWAALSEYVLPQVVGRDFATPAQLLDAVRRVRGHNMAVGALECAFWDLQAKAAGLPLWQLLGGVRTSIAVGASLGIQPTVEETVEVAQRHAAEGYRRLKFKIKPGWDVEPLRAVREALPDMPMTVDANSAYSLTDARVFAALDELRLDYIEQPLSHDDLVDHAALQSRLATPVCLDESVHSAADARKALALGACRVINVKVGRVRGLLEARRLHDVAMAFGAPVWCGGMLELGIGRALNLHLSTLPNFTLPGDTASATRYWGDEDIVEERLDAVDGVQSLPASGPGLGVTLRRDLIERKTVRVLEV, encoded by the coding sequence ATGAAGATCGAGAGCGTCGAGCTGCGCGAGGTACGTGCCGACCTCAGGTTCAGGTTCGAGACCAGCTTCGGGGTCGAGAGGGACCTCACGAAGGTCGTCCTCGTGCTCCGTTCCGGGGGGCTGGAGGGCTACGGCGAGGTCACGGCCGGCAACGTGCCCGGCTACAGCTACGAGACGAGCGCGACCGCCTGGGCGGCGCTGTCCGAGTACGTGCTGCCGCAGGTGGTGGGGCGCGACTTCGCGACCCCGGCGCAGCTCCTCGACGCCGTCAGGCGCGTGCGCGGCCACAACATGGCCGTCGGAGCGCTGGAGTGCGCGTTCTGGGACCTGCAGGCGAAGGCCGCCGGCCTCCCCCTGTGGCAGCTCCTGGGCGGCGTGAGGACGAGCATCGCGGTCGGCGCCTCTCTCGGCATACAGCCGACGGTCGAGGAGACCGTCGAGGTGGCGCAGCGGCACGCCGCCGAGGGCTACCGCCGCCTCAAGTTCAAGATCAAGCCCGGCTGGGACGTGGAGCCGCTGCGGGCCGTGCGCGAGGCTCTGCCTGACATGCCGATGACCGTCGATGCCAACAGCGCCTACTCCCTCACCGACGCCCGCGTGTTCGCGGCCCTCGACGAGCTGCGCCTCGACTACATCGAGCAGCCCCTCTCCCACGACGACCTCGTCGACCACGCCGCGCTGCAGTCGCGCCTCGCCACGCCGGTCTGCCTCGACGAGTCGGTGCACTCGGCCGCCGACGCCCGCAAGGCGCTAGCGCTCGGCGCCTGCCGCGTCATCAACGTCAAGGTCGGGCGCGTCCGCGGCCTCCTGGAGGCGCGCCGCCTGCACGACGTGGCCATGGCCTTCGGGGCTCCGGTGTGGTGCGGCGGCATGCTCGAGCTGGGCATCGGGCGCGCGCTGAACCTCCACCTGAGCACGCTGCCGAACTTCACGCTCCCCGGCGACACCGCCAGCGCCACGCGCTACTGGGGCGACGAGGACATCGTCGAGGAGCGCCTCGATGCCGTGGACGGCGTGCAGTCGCTGCCGGCCAGCGGTCCCGGCCTGGGCGTGACGCTGCGCCGCGACCTCATCGAGCGCAAGACCGTGCGGGTCCTGGAGGTCTGA
- a CDS encoding inositol monophosphatase family protein — MAPDTDAYLRTAIRAAREAAAIQLAERGTDLGVTTKSSDIDLVTRVDRLCEERIRAVIAEEHPGHAVVGEELGQEADGSMRWIVDPLDGTVNYAHGFPFYSVSIALEADGEVIVGVVYDPERDELFAATRGGGATLNGRPLAVTATSQLRQALLATGFAYVDDRINLNLEVFARVLPRVRSVRRPGSAALDICYVASGRIDGFWELGLNPWDVAAGVLIVREAGGTVTGDGGAPYRLGDRVLVASNGHVHAALLDLLRLDTVLARM, encoded by the coding sequence ATGGCGCCGGACACTGACGCCTACCTGCGCACGGCGATCAGGGCCGCGCGGGAGGCGGCCGCGATCCAGCTGGCCGAGCGCGGCACCGACCTGGGGGTCACGACGAAGTCGTCCGACATCGACCTCGTCACCCGCGTCGACAGGCTGTGCGAGGAGCGGATCAGGGCCGTCATCGCCGAGGAGCACCCGGGTCACGCCGTCGTGGGCGAGGAGCTGGGCCAGGAGGCCGACGGCAGCATGCGCTGGATCGTCGACCCGCTCGACGGCACCGTCAACTACGCCCACGGCTTCCCCTTCTACAGCGTCTCGATAGCCCTCGAGGCCGACGGCGAGGTGATCGTGGGCGTCGTCTACGACCCCGAGCGGGACGAGCTCTTCGCGGCCACGAGGGGCGGCGGCGCGACGCTCAACGGCCGGCCGCTCGCCGTCACCGCCACCTCCCAGCTCAGGCAGGCGCTCCTGGCGACGGGCTTCGCCTACGTCGATGACCGCATCAACCTCAACCTCGAGGTCTTCGCCCGCGTCCTGCCGCGGGTGAGGTCCGTGCGCAGGCCCGGCTCGGCCGCCCTCGACATCTGCTACGTCGCCAGCGGGCGCATCGACGGCTTCTGGGAGCTCGGCCTCAACCCCTGGGACGTCGCCGCCGGCGTGCTGATCGTGCGCGAGGCCGGCGGCACCGTCACCGGCGACGGCGGTGCCCCGTACCGCCTGGGCGATCGCGTGCTGGTCGCCAGCAACGGCCACGTCCACGCCGCCCTGCTCGACCTGCTGCGGCTCGACACGGTGCTGGCGCGCATGTGA
- a CDS encoding NAD(P)/FAD-dependent oxidoreductase yields the protein MQAQARPRVIIVGAGFGGLYAAKALRHAPVDVLLVDAHNYHTFQPLLYQVATAALDAGDIAHQVRSVFRSQPNVRFRMGLVTRVDEDAKEVELEGGERLPYDYLILANGAVYNDFGTPGVREHAFALKDLDKAVKLRSHILSRFERAAVDPRAIDDGALTFVIVGAGPTGVEMAGALVELFQRVLPAEYPELDLRVARVVLIEMGPEVLPTFGESSRRYAERVLRRRGVDVRLRSAVVDVSADGVTLRSGEFIPCQTVIWAAGVRGDPLGEGLEAELERGFRVAVEPDLSLPGHPEVFVVGDLAGAKDAEGKLLPQVAQVAIQGGKHAARSIVRRLQGRQAEPFVYRDLGNMAIIGRSAGIAELSRVFLGLRLRGFLGWLGWLFLHLIYLPGFRNRLSAVISWAYNFFTYDRHARLILRMGPGRGFETLRAEASPGEARRDEWERPPVHEERVPVGAGHGAGH from the coding sequence ATGCAGGCACAGGCCAGGCCACGGGTCATCATCGTCGGCGCGGGGTTCGGCGGGCTGTACGCCGCCAAGGCCCTCAGGCACGCCCCGGTGGACGTCCTGCTCGTCGACGCGCACAACTACCACACGTTCCAGCCGCTGCTCTACCAGGTGGCCACGGCCGCGCTCGACGCCGGCGACATCGCGCACCAGGTGCGCAGCGTGTTCAGGAGCCAGCCCAACGTGCGCTTCCGCATGGGGCTGGTCACGAGGGTCGACGAGGACGCCAAGGAGGTCGAGCTGGAGGGCGGCGAGAGGCTGCCGTACGACTACCTGATCCTCGCGAACGGCGCCGTCTACAACGACTTCGGCACGCCGGGCGTGCGCGAGCACGCCTTCGCCTTGAAGGACCTCGACAAGGCCGTCAAGCTGCGGAGCCACATCCTCTCGCGCTTCGAGAGGGCCGCGGTGGACCCGCGGGCCATCGACGACGGCGCGCTGACGTTCGTGATCGTCGGCGCCGGACCGACGGGCGTCGAGATGGCCGGCGCGCTCGTCGAGCTGTTCCAGCGCGTGCTGCCCGCCGAGTACCCGGAGCTCGACCTGCGCGTGGCGCGCGTGGTGCTCATCGAGATGGGCCCCGAGGTGCTCCCGACCTTCGGCGAGTCGAGCCGCCGCTACGCCGAGCGCGTGCTCAGGCGCCGCGGCGTCGACGTGCGCCTGCGCTCGGCCGTCGTCGACGTCAGCGCCGACGGCGTCACCCTGAGGTCCGGCGAGTTCATCCCCTGCCAGACCGTCATCTGGGCGGCAGGCGTGCGCGGAGACCCGCTCGGCGAGGGGCTGGAGGCCGAGCTCGAGCGCGGCTTCCGCGTCGCCGTCGAGCCCGACCTGAGCCTGCCCGGCCACCCGGAGGTCTTCGTCGTCGGCGACCTGGCCGGCGCGAAGGACGCCGAGGGCAAGCTGCTGCCGCAGGTCGCCCAGGTCGCGATCCAGGGCGGCAAGCACGCCGCCCGCTCGATCGTCAGGCGCCTGCAGGGCCGGCAGGCCGAGCCGTTCGTCTACCGCGACCTCGGCAACATGGCGATCATCGGCCGCAGCGCCGGCATCGCCGAGCTGTCGCGGGTCTTCCTGGGGCTGCGCTTGCGCGGCTTCCTCGGCTGGCTCGGCTGGCTCTTCCTCCACCTGATCTACCTGCCCGGGTTCCGCAACCGCCTCTCGGCGGTCATCAGCTGGGCCTACAACTTCTTCACCTACGACCGCCACGCCCGCCTGATCCTGCGGATGGGACCGGGGCGCGGCTTCGAGACCCTGCGCGCCGAGGCCTCGCCCGGGGAAGCCCGGCGAGACGAGTGGGAGCGCCCGCCCGTCCACGAGGAGCGCGTGCCCGTGGGGGCGGGGCATGGCGCCGGACACTGA
- a CDS encoding L-serine ammonia-lyase, iron-sulfur-dependent, subunit alpha — protein sequence MRLQDIAEAPGPASEFVLREEVGDDAAAAERLKAAMLARLGEMRDAIRRGLASREPSRTGMVGWNANQLDRAPDVLGSPLLKRVQAYAMAVNEENARMGRIVAAPTAGSAGTVPGALIGVADHLGRGDEELVMPLVLAAGVAEVIGKHMFIAGSTGGCQAEIGSSAAMAAAAVTELLGGSARACVHAAAMALMNTIGLVCDPVGGYVEVPCVSRNAFYAVHAVASAQLALAGIESVIPPDEVVLAMASVGRLLPPELRETGEGGIADTPTGRRIALEMAR from the coding sequence GTGAGGCTGCAGGACATCGCCGAAGCGCCCGGGCCGGCCTCGGAGTTCGTGCTCCGCGAGGAGGTCGGCGACGACGCGGCCGCCGCCGAGCGTCTCAAGGCCGCGATGCTCGCCCGCCTGGGCGAGATGCGCGACGCCATAAGGCGCGGCCTGGCCTCGCGCGAGCCGAGCCGCACGGGCATGGTGGGCTGGAACGCCAACCAGCTCGACCGGGCGCCCGACGTCCTCGGCTCCCCCCTCCTCAAGCGCGTGCAGGCGTACGCGATGGCCGTGAACGAGGAGAACGCGCGCATGGGCCGCATCGTCGCGGCGCCGACCGCCGGCAGCGCCGGCACCGTGCCCGGCGCGCTGATCGGCGTCGCCGACCACCTCGGCCGCGGCGACGAGGAGCTGGTGATGCCCCTGGTCCTCGCCGCGGGCGTAGCCGAGGTCATCGGCAAGCACATGTTCATCGCCGGCTCCACCGGGGGGTGCCAGGCCGAGATCGGCTCGAGCGCGGCGATGGCGGCGGCGGCCGTCACCGAGCTCCTCGGCGGCAGCGCACGCGCCTGCGTCCACGCGGCGGCGATGGCGCTGATGAACACGATCGGGCTGGTCTGCGACCCCGTGGGCGGCTACGTCGAGGTCCCGTGCGTGTCGCGCAACGCCTTCTACGCCGTGCACGCCGTCGCCTCGGCCCAGCTGGCGCTGGCCGGCATCGAGTCCGTGATCCCGCCCGACGAGGTCGTGCTGGCGATGGCCTCCGTCGGCCGGCTGCTGCCCCCCGAGCTGCGCGAGACCGGCGAGGGCGGCATCGCCGACACCCCCACGGGCAGGCGCATCGCGCTGGAGATGGCGCGCTAG
- the sdaAB gene encoding L-serine ammonia-lyase, iron-sulfur-dependent subunit beta produces the protein MALLDQIGPVMVGPSSSHTAGACRIALLARHCLLARPRRARFVLHGSFAKTARGHGTELALVAGLCGAFPDDPRIRDAFDLARAEGLQFEFAAADLGDVHPNTVLVEAEADGESVSLLGSSLGGGLVQVSRVNGLDARFSGSYYTLLVLHKDQPGVIARVARVVADDEGNIGSIFSARERRGGLALMSVEIDKRLDQYALDYLTNLPYVTWLRALPEVMQGPFAAEAPS, from the coding sequence GTGGCCCTCCTGGACCAGATAGGCCCCGTGATGGTCGGCCCGTCGAGCTCTCACACCGCCGGCGCCTGCCGCATCGCGCTGCTCGCCCGCCACTGCCTGCTCGCCCGGCCGCGCCGGGCGCGCTTCGTCCTGCACGGCTCGTTCGCGAAGACGGCCCGCGGGCACGGCACCGAGCTGGCCCTGGTGGCGGGCCTCTGCGGCGCCTTCCCCGACGACCCGCGCATACGCGACGCCTTCGACCTGGCGCGCGCGGAGGGCCTTCAGTTCGAGTTCGCGGCCGCCGACCTGGGCGACGTCCACCCGAACACGGTGCTCGTCGAGGCCGAGGCCGACGGCGAGAGCGTCTCGCTGCTCGGCTCCAGCCTCGGCGGCGGCCTCGTGCAGGTCTCGCGGGTCAACGGCCTCGACGCCAGGTTCTCGGGCTCGTACTACACGCTCCTCGTGCTCCACAAGGACCAGCCGGGCGTCATCGCCCGCGTGGCGCGGGTCGTGGCCGACGACGAGGGCAACATCGGCTCGATCTTCTCGGCGCGCGAGCGCCGCGGCGGCCTGGCGCTCATGTCCGTGGAGATCGACAAGCGCCTCGACCAGTACGCGCTCGACTACCTCACCAACCTGCCCTACGTGACCTGGCTGCGCGCCCTGCCCGAGGTCATGCAGGGACCGTTCGCCGCCGAGGCGCCTTCGTGA
- a CDS encoding HU family DNA-binding protein: MAKAKTVSKADLVSKVAESKGLKKKDVKDIMDAMLDQISKALDSGSKVQLTGFGTFEVRQRKSRTGVRPGTTEKIKIPASKYPAFKPGKGLKDRVRR, translated from the coding sequence ATGGCGAAGGCGAAGACCGTCTCGAAGGCCGACCTTGTCAGCAAGGTCGCCGAGTCCAAGGGCCTCAAGAAGAAGGACGTCAAGGACATCATGGACGCCATGCTCGACCAGATCAGCAAGGCCCTCGACTCGGGATCGAAGGTCCAGCTCACTGGTTTCGGCACGTTCGAGGTCCGCCAGCGCAAGTCGCGCACCGGCGTCCGGCCGGGGACGACAGAGAAGATCAAGATCCCGGCCAGCAAGTACCCGGCCTTCAAGCCCGGCAAGGGCCTCAAGGACCGCGTCCGCCGCTGA
- a CDS encoding lysophospholipid acyltransferase family protein yields MTLLERIFSPRYFHRLAYVVVGAYARLFRGLRVKGAELVPREGPLVVACNHFSAWDPPIVGVAIPRPLDFMAKVELFSTPLAAAFLRGLGAFPVDRSRSDVGAIKEALRRLRAGRAIGVFIQGTRNAGDAEALDGAAYLALAAGAPIAPAAVWREGRSFRVAFGEPIQPVGKGREAARSLTAETERRIASLLPADRQKPV; encoded by the coding sequence GTGACGCTGCTGGAGCGCATCTTCTCCCCCCGCTACTTCCACCGGCTCGCCTACGTGGTCGTGGGTGCCTACGCCCGCCTGTTCCGCGGCCTGCGCGTGAAGGGCGCCGAGCTCGTGCCGCGCGAGGGCCCGCTGGTCGTCGCCTGCAACCACTTCAGCGCCTGGGACCCGCCCATCGTCGGCGTCGCGATCCCCCGGCCCCTCGACTTCATGGCCAAGGTCGAGCTGTTCTCCACCCCCCTGGCCGCGGCCTTCCTGCGCGGTCTCGGCGCGTTCCCCGTCGACCGCAGCCGCAGCGACGTGGGCGCGATCAAGGAGGCGCTCAGGCGCCTGCGCGCCGGCAGGGCGATCGGCGTGTTCATACAGGGGACCCGCAACGCGGGCGACGCCGAGGCGCTCGACGGCGCCGCCTACCTGGCGCTGGCGGCCGGAGCGCCGATCGCGCCGGCGGCCGTCTGGCGCGAGGGGCGGTCGTTCCGCGTCGCCTTCGGGGAGCCGATACAGCCCGTGGGCAAGGGCCGCGAGGCCGCGCGGTCCCTGACGGCCGAGACGGAGCGACGCATCGCCTCCCTGCTGCCCGCGGACCGGCAGAAGCCCGTCTGA
- a CDS encoding YhjD/YihY/BrkB family envelope integrity protein encodes MSRPGAWREGWLRSAWDFLRRVYVRYEESRLQMLAASLAYYAAFSLGPLLLLLAGWLALFLSRRPELLAQYREALVHLLAEALPIQVDAEALVASSFDIVVSDLGRGALIGSAVSIVVLVWASSNFFMSLQHALEVVFEVDERRGFWRKRLVSFLLVACVALVVAVEVVGGAALAAAKELLARLGGSLGYDPGGGPLVPLLDVGLLRFVTSTAGLTLAFRFLPRRGSTWLGALSGGVVAAVGIQVVRSGLLLTFSPERFNLVYGVITSLLAVLLWLYLALLILLVGAAVAAEVTATARRRHAGARPAAEPG; translated from the coding sequence GTGAGCCGCCCCGGCGCGTGGCGCGAGGGGTGGCTCCGCTCGGCCTGGGACTTCCTGCGGCGCGTCTACGTCCGCTACGAGGAGTCGCGGCTGCAGATGCTGGCCGCCTCCCTCGCCTACTACGCCGCCTTCTCGCTGGGCCCCCTGCTCCTGCTGCTGGCGGGCTGGCTGGCCCTCTTCCTCTCCCGCCGTCCCGAGCTGCTGGCGCAGTACCGCGAGGCCCTCGTGCACCTGCTGGCCGAGGCGCTGCCGATCCAGGTGGACGCCGAGGCGCTGGTGGCCAGCAGCTTCGACATCGTCGTCAGCGACCTCGGGCGCGGCGCCCTCATCGGCTCCGCCGTGTCGATCGTCGTGCTCGTCTGGGCCAGCTCGAACTTCTTCATGTCGCTGCAGCACGCGCTCGAGGTCGTCTTCGAGGTCGACGAGCGGCGCGGCTTCTGGCGCAAGCGGCTGGTCTCCTTCCTGCTGGTCGCCTGCGTGGCGCTCGTGGTGGCCGTGGAGGTGGTCGGCGGCGCGGCGCTCGCGGCGGCGAAGGAGCTCCTGGCGCGCCTCGGCGGCAGCCTCGGCTACGACCCCGGCGGCGGACCGCTCGTGCCCCTCCTCGACGTCGGCCTCCTCCGCTTCGTGACGTCGACGGCCGGGCTCACGCTGGCGTTCCGCTTCCTGCCGCGGCGGGGCAGCACCTGGCTGGGCGCGCTGTCCGGGGGCGTCGTCGCCGCCGTGGGCATCCAGGTCGTCCGCTCCGGGCTGCTCCTGACCTTCAGCCCCGAGCGCTTCAACCTCGTCTACGGCGTGATCACGAGCCTGCTGGCCGTGCTCCTGTGGCTCTACCTCGCGCTGCTGATCCTCCTCGTGGGCGCCGCCGTGGCCGCCGAGGTCACGGCCACGGCGCGGCGGCGTCACGCCGGCGCCAGGCCCGCCGCCGAGCCCGGCTGA